AGTTCAACTTTTGAACTTAGCATGACACCCATGGGCACGcgtgcacacacacacacacacacacacacacacacacacacacacacacacacacgcacaagAAGAGGATGAGGATCTGCAGCATGGAATGGAATAGCCttcatttccaattttcagtCTGCCATTCGCAGAAGTTCAAACATGGGTTCTTCAAGCTGGTTCAGTAAAGGGTCCTGTTCAACCTGATAAACTCTTGCATGTAAATCTGAAAATTCATTTTAGATAAGAGTTGTACTACGAGTTCACTCATATACACTTTTATTGATACACTATTTGTAGCTTAGCACGCATATCTGTCATTTGATGAACTTCCTGCTGCTTTCACTTCTGTAGGCTGTCAAGTACTTCCTGGATCCCAAGACATTTCAGAAGGTGAAGTTTGTATACCCCAAAGGTAAAGAAAGTGTAGAGCTCATGAAGACATTCTTTGATGTTGAAAATCTTCCAAGCGAGTTCGGGGGTCAAGCCACCCTAAAGTACGACCATGAGGAGTTTTCACGAATGATGGCTGAGGATGATGTGAAAACTGCCAAGTTCTGGGGATTTGATGAGAAGCCTTGCCGCATAAAAAATGGGCGTTCGGGAGCAGAGGTGGTGCCAGAGCCCCTCCCCATTGCACCTATAGCTAGCTGAGCACCCTGCCTAATGCCCAGAACAGTAAGAATCACAAAAATTATACGATGAGCAGGAGCTGAACTTATATATAGAAGTTTAGTTTCAATTTCGGAAATGTGGACTGGAATGTTCATGTTTCAGTTCCTTGATGCGGGTTAATAAGCATGTGATCTACCGTGCTTAACTGCTAACCATGAGGGAAATAGACAAACCTCTGTGTTGTTTTCCTGATGTTCTCACCTTAAACACACTGTAATAtgtttcttctattttttcaaTGTATCTTTTGTTCCCTCTTGATTAAAGAACTTTGTTGCCAACTGcttcaaaatttcatttcgATTACAACGCAAAACTTAAGCATGGTGCATTCGGGTCATAATCAGCTAACCAATTCCAAGCACTTAGTTATACTTGTTCATAGCTGGTCGGGGTTAGCTATCCAATTTCTTGGTACCTAAAAATTCAATGCATACTCCCATTTTTATCAAGATGGTAAGAATTATGAAGTTCCTTAATTACTTTAGAGATGTTAAATAATTGCGATTAAGAAGTACGTTGATTTAAGGTGTCCAACACATAGACGACTATATGAAGTCTTTAccaaaacataagaaataagaGAAGACTATTtgaagggaaaagaaaacaaagcaaaacctTTGACTGACGAAAGATTGAAACTCATGGGCGGCATCTCAGGCTTAATTTTATATTCATAAACTGATAAAATttctgattattttatttgacgGGTTGTCCACACCAAAAGATGGCGAGCCAACCAACCACATTAGACACTATAAGATAATCCAAACAGAGACTACACACACACTTTGCAACTTATGTTTTCCCTCCTATTTTACATGATAGCTTTTGCAGATGAACTTTACGTAGACATAACAAGGCCACTCACTGTAAAGCAACTTCACTTAATAGAGGCAAAAAGGCAGATTAACAATACAACAAAGCAATTTCTTATTGCATATGAACTACTAAAGTTTCTTCTGTACAGTGGGTTTTGAGCTGTGAAGTTTTACTTGGTCAGAGTTCATTGGAATACAGGCACTCGTCCACGAGTTGGCGAAGGTTGGGATTCTCCAGGGCAGCAGCCACTCTTTCTTTATCATTCAACTGCTTGTTAactataaaaatgaaaagagcCAACTTCACAATCTCAGTTCTCAGCCTTAATTTTGAGGAGAAACATGTCAACATACAATGATAAATGTTAGTTCTTGCACCGTGGAAATTCCCAAAATAAGATTGATGCTTTCTTGTAACTTGACACATCTCGAGGGACAAATCAACTAGCTTGGTAATATATATCAAAACTACTTAATGTGTCTGTCTATGTATTTCTCTTCCCTTATTTCAGAAAACTCATAACCCAGCATTAGCTTTTCTTGCCTAAAGATATTTGACCAAAGTAAGCGGATTGAATACCAATCTAATAACAATCGGTCCAACGACTCCAACAGTTCCCTAGGCACATAACAAGCCAGGACAGGATGACTAGGTTCTTAGATAGCATCCAACCCTTCGCAGAAGATGCTATCCGGGATGAAATTTCTTAAGTCATTACCTGATGctaaaaaggggaaaaaagagATTACCTGATTCTTCATTTGCATGAGATCCTGGAGATACTTTAATGTCAACCTGTTAAAACGCATCATCAAGCATATGCATATGGTTAaacatttttccaaaaacacaaaaaagcaTATGGTTATACACATAGCTAAACAACTATAATGTGACTCACTCAGATCAACCATATATCTTCTATTGATTTTTTGTTATCAGTCCTAAAGTGAGGCCGTTCTTTTGATAAATTATGTAATGAGAAGGGGATCAAAAGATGCTAAAAGGAACACTTGGGATAGTGTTAGCGTGAGGTACAGAGTTGAGCAACTCCAAAATAAGTTGGCAGTAACAGCTCACAAGGGAGGTTATTTGTAGTTGGAGTAATGCTAGAAGATCACATTTTCTAATCACATTATGCGCCAATTAACAAATGGTCAAGCATGCATCAACTATCACATTATCCAACTAGCAGCTAAGCGCGAACTATCCGACAGAAATAGAGAATGATGTGTCTCGTCTAGCATCAATGGACTAAAATGCATCAAACTTTGGTCCCTATTGCAAGTTGCAACTATGATCATTGTCAGCCTCATAACTGAAACAGATCGCACTGCAAACAGGACGCGTAAATTAATTGCTTGAAAGCTAAATACACCAATATTTCTAACATAGCAAACTGACCTTATAATGAGGAGGGAAACAGTGTTTTAGTTTAACTCTCAGGCAAAGACCTATCACTGTTGCCATACTGCAATGCTGAATAGTCGGCGTGAAAGTTATcctaaaaaatgaatttgaccaaaacaaaaaagaagaagacaaagatCAAAACTTTGGTAAATTCTTaagaaacccaaaatcaaaattatcaGAGAAAGCTGACTGCAGCTCAGAAACACTCACAGAATACGACCGAGCTTGTCATCAACGGTGATCGATTCCTCTGAAAGCACGCTGAGCTGCTCTAAGGAATATGGGTGCTCTGGATCTCTAATATCCCTCACGAAATTTACAATTTCCAGTCAAAGATCGCAAATTTCAGCAAAGTTGACAAAACAAAGACCATCATTTAGCTTAATTGAACTAACTGTGTTGCAGATATCAATCAGAATACAAAAtccaagtaaaaaaaaaaaattccaaaaaagaaaaaaagacagcGAGAAATGGAAAGGATATCATAGATATCGAGAGGATCAACGGCATCGTCAGCATGGAGATCTTCAGTGCGAGCAACCCTTTCCCTTTTAGCGTGAACCACGGGGTTCGCATTGATCAGACCCAGCGTCATCTTCGCTCTCTGTACAGTCCAACTCTTTTTTCACTCACTTCTTTCACGAACCAGCTTTTACCAAGTCGAGACCTGAACGGGGTGACTGGTTCGTTATTTATCTTTGTCTGATTCGTTAACCTTTTTAATAAGCAATTAAAATAAGCCACGTAATGCAAAGAAGATAATTTTCACGAAGAAATGACAATAATGGCGACAAGCGCGTATACGGATTGTGAGCGGACAAGATGATTGATATATCATAGAATTCACTTATATCTTAtcaaaaaaacagaaaaaagaaatcactTATAAGAAATATCCGTCGTTGATATGTCACAAAATTCATGTATAAGAAATATCCAATCTTACAACATTAGTAGATTAATAATATCATGTCACGATGTCAGAAGCAGAtcgaaattttttgaaaatttagcTACGTAAATTTAGATCATATATGTTTGAATATTCATAGGTGAAGCTAGGTAGGTGCATCTCATAGTAATAAGCATTTACCTATGTACTatctattaatttaatacaagGGTTGGTTTAATAATGTTTAATGTTtaataattgattttttttgttgggtaaaaattaaagtaagaCGTTCTGGTCATTGGTTTTCACTGTCATCAGAAAACGAAACCAAACAAACTACTTGTGAAAAAGACAAAATCcaaatgttgttttattttatgttatataTGTTAACTGCACGAAAACTTAACATCACGGTCCCGTAGCTCAGTTGGTTAGAGCGTTGGTCTTATGAGCCGAAGGTCGCGGGTTCGAGCCCCGCCGGGACCACTTTTTTCCACTTCtattattaacaaatttttttttttcattttacagtcaaaatttctttaatttactaaaaaaaaaaaatttgtttgtgattttggtaccaaaaattgaaatgcaGCGACAGAAATCGAAATTTTCCGGTAAAAATATAAACACAAAGCGACGCCGTATCCATCGGTAGATATAAACGTCTGCACTTGGCCACGAAGCTCCGATCAGTAGTTCTAAAGCGTCGACGACAACATGGTACACAGTGCCTACGATTCATTCGAGCTCATCAGCGACTGCCCTACGAAGATCGAAGCCATCGAATCGTACGGTCCGAAGCTCCTCCTCGGCTGCTCTGATGGATCTCTCAAAATCTACGCTCCGGACTCCTCCAGTTCCGGCCGTTCTCCGCCGTCCGATTACCACGCGCACAAGCTGCATCAGGAACCGTACGCACTGGAGAGAAACTTGTCCGGTTTTTCGAAGAAGCCTTTGGTCTCCATGGAGGTCCTGGAATCAAGGGAGCTCCTTCTATCGCTGTCTGAGTCAATAGCGTTTCATGGCCTCCCGAACTTGGGCACCATCGCGGTGATCACAAAGGCGAAGGGCGCCAATGTCTACTCCTGGGATGACCGCAGAGGCTTCTTGTGCTTCGCGAGGCAGAAGCGGGTCTGCATTTTCAGACATGACGGTAATTGACATGAATTCCATTTCTCATAATTTGTCAATTTCGGTTGAAAATgctcaatttttttgttttgttttgaaatgaATGCGAAATTGAATTGTTTTAGGAGGACGAGGGTTTGTGGAAGTGAAAGAGTTTGGGGTTCCAGACGTGGTGAAGTCGATGTCGTGGTGCGGTGAAAATATATGTATAGGGATTAGAAGAGAATACATGATACTGAATTCTACTAATGGTGCATTGTCTGAGGTGTTTCCTTCGGGGAGATTGGCACCGCCATTGGTGGTCTCTCTTCCTTCTGGGGAGCTTCTTCTTGGAAAGGTAATTGCTTTTTCTGTGTCTGCCATTTGGTTTGTGTTTTAAGGACTAAAA
Above is a genomic segment from Prunus dulcis chromosome 7, ALMONDv2, whole genome shotgun sequence containing:
- the LOC117634100 gene encoding protein AE7-like 1, yielding MTLGLINANPVVHAKRERVARTEDLHADDAVDPLDIYDFVRDIRDPEHPYSLEQLSVLSEESITVDDKLGRILITFTPTIQHCSMATVIGLCLRVKLKHCFPPHYKVDIKVSPGSHANEESVNKQLNDKERVAAALENPNLRQLVDECLYSNEL